In Paenibacillus sp. FSL R7-0345, a single window of DNA contains:
- a CDS encoding small acid-soluble spore protein P, with product MSKPKSMPVPGTETKKQSRQEHHSSGQEPLSGSKKVKQANHVDHNNPQG from the coding sequence ATGAGTAAACCGAAAAGCATGCCTGTTCCGGGAACAGAAACCAAAAAGCAGTCCAGACAGGAGCATCATTCCTCCGGTCAAGAGCCGTTATCCGGCTCCAAAAAGGTGAAACAGGCCAATCATGTAGACCACAATAACCCGCAGGGATAG
- the serS gene encoding serine--tRNA ligase, with protein MLDVKVLRNDYAKVEEALNNRGKSLDLIAGFPQLDLRRRELLQETEGLKNRRNVVSGDVAKKKKNGEPADDLIAEMRTVSDRIKELDDEVRELEVQIDELTMSIPNIPHESVPVGKSEEENVEIRRWSQPRELGFTPKSHWELAQQLDILDFEAAAKVTGSRFVFYKGLGARLERALINFMMDLHSGEHNYEEMLPPQIVNKDSLYGTGQLPKFEEDLFKLRDTEYYLIPTAEVPVTNYYREEILTAADLPKYFVAYSSCFRSEAGSAGRDTRGLIRQHQFNKVELVKLTTPESSYEELEKMTADAERVLQLLELPYRVLGLCTGDMGFTSAKTYDLEVWLPESGMYREISSCSNTEDFQARRANIRFRKEPKAKPEFVHTLNGSALAVGRTVAAILENYQQEDGSVLIPDVLQPYMRNVKVISPKVSQ; from the coding sequence GTGCTAGATGTAAAAGTATTGCGCAATGACTACGCTAAGGTAGAAGAAGCGCTTAACAACCGAGGTAAATCGCTTGATCTGATTGCCGGATTCCCGCAGCTTGATCTGCGCCGGCGTGAACTGCTGCAAGAGACTGAAGGACTCAAGAACCGCCGAAATGTTGTCTCAGGCGATGTTGCCAAGAAGAAAAAGAACGGCGAGCCGGCGGATGATCTGATCGCAGAGATGCGTACTGTTTCGGACCGGATTAAAGAGCTGGATGATGAAGTGCGTGAGCTTGAGGTACAGATTGATGAGCTGACGATGAGCATCCCTAACATTCCACATGAGTCTGTACCAGTCGGCAAGTCTGAAGAAGAAAATGTCGAAATCCGGCGCTGGTCCCAGCCGCGCGAGCTCGGATTTACACCAAAATCCCACTGGGAGCTTGCCCAGCAGCTGGATATTCTGGACTTTGAAGCTGCTGCCAAAGTTACAGGCTCCAGATTTGTATTCTATAAGGGTCTCGGAGCACGTCTTGAGCGTGCCCTGATCAACTTCATGATGGATTTGCACAGCGGAGAGCACAACTACGAGGAAATGCTGCCGCCGCAAATCGTAAATAAGGACAGCCTGTACGGTACAGGCCAGCTGCCAAAGTTCGAAGAAGACCTGTTTAAGCTGCGGGATACGGAGTATTATCTCATTCCTACCGCTGAAGTGCCGGTAACGAACTATTACCGCGAGGAGATTCTGACGGCTGCAGATCTGCCAAAATATTTTGTCGCCTACAGCTCCTGTTTCCGGTCTGAAGCCGGTTCGGCAGGCCGTGATACACGTGGGCTGATCCGCCAGCACCAGTTCAACAAGGTGGAGCTTGTAAAGCTTACAACACCTGAGAGCTCCTATGAGGAGCTTGAGAAGATGACAGCAGACGCTGAGCGTGTGCTGCAGTTGCTGGAGCTGCCGTACCGTGTGCTGGGGCTCTGCACAGGTGATATGGGCTTCACATCGGCAAAGACCTATGACCTGGAGGTGTGGCTGCCGGAGAGCGGTATGTACCGCGAGATTTCCTCCTGCTCGAACACAGAAGACTTCCAGGCCCGCCGTGCTAATATCCGCTTCCGTAAAGAGCCTAAGGCTAAGCCGGAGTTTGTTCATACCCTGAACGGCTCAGCACTCGCTGTGGGACGGACAGTAGCAGCCATCCTGGAGAACTACCAGCAGGAAGACGGCAGTGTGCTGATTCCGGATGTACTTCAGCCCTACATGCGTAACGTTAAAGTAATCAGTCCAAAAGTTTCTCAGTAG
- a CDS encoding GNAT family protein, with protein sequence MSFKLYNHAQGIYLSLLQPQDADALLELRLRNKEHHQPYEPLREADYYTQESQQLLISQRLSDSEHDRAYMFGIFQADGQLIGQITLSNLVRGVAQYADLGYFIDYAIQGKGHMTAAVRLILEYAFRALALHRVQASILLHNDASRRVLEKNGFQAEGVARRYLKINGDWQDHRTYGILADDFLTIRI encoded by the coding sequence ATGTCATTTAAACTATACAACCATGCCCAAGGCATTTATCTTTCATTACTGCAGCCGCAGGACGCAGATGCGCTCCTGGAGCTGCGCCTGCGCAACAAAGAGCATCACCAGCCCTATGAACCGCTGCGTGAAGCCGATTATTATACACAGGAAAGCCAGCAGCTGCTGATCAGCCAGCGATTAAGCGATTCAGAGCATGACAGGGCCTACATGTTCGGCATCTTCCAGGCGGATGGACAGCTGATCGGGCAGATTACACTCTCCAATCTGGTGCGCGGAGTAGCCCAATATGCCGATCTGGGGTATTTTATAGACTATGCTATTCAAGGCAAAGGACACATGACTGCTGCAGTCAGACTGATTCTGGAGTATGCCTTCCGTGCCCTGGCGCTGCATAGAGTCCAAGCTTCCATCCTTCTGCACAATGATGCCTCGCGCCGTGTGCTGGAGAAAAACGGCTTTCAGGCTGAAGGCGTGGCCCGCCGGTACCTCAAGATTAACGGCGACTGGCAGGACCACAGGACCTATGGGATTTTGGCCGATGATTTTCTGACAATCCGTATATAA
- the pdxT gene encoding pyridoxal 5'-phosphate synthase glutaminase subunit PdxT, with translation MRIGVLALQGAVTEHIISIEKTGSEGLPIKRVEQLEEIEGLIIPGGESTTIGKLMRKYGFIEAIRGFSGQGKPIFGTCAGMIVLAKRIAGGEASHLELMDITVARNAFGRQRESFECDLNVKGIDEPVRAVFIRAPLISEVGPEVDVLTVYNNEIVTARQNNLLVSSFHPELTEDYRLHQYFADMVEAKAAAIQ, from the coding sequence ATGAGAATAGGCGTGCTGGCGCTGCAAGGCGCTGTAACAGAGCATATTATCAGTATAGAGAAGACCGGGTCTGAGGGCCTTCCTATTAAGCGTGTCGAGCAGCTTGAGGAGATAGAGGGCCTGATAATTCCCGGCGGAGAAAGCACGACCATCGGCAAGCTGATGCGTAAGTACGGCTTCATTGAAGCCATCCGCGGCTTTTCGGGTCAGGGCAAGCCTATCTTTGGCACATGTGCCGGGATGATTGTGCTGGCCAAGCGTATTGCCGGAGGTGAAGCCTCACACCTGGAGCTGATGGATATTACCGTGGCCCGGAATGCCTTTGGCCGCCAGCGGGAAAGCTTTGAATGTGACCTCAATGTCAAAGGGATTGACGAGCCGGTCCGCGCTGTTTTTATCCGTGCTCCGCTGATTAGTGAAGTGGGCCCGGAGGTTGATGTGCTCACTGTTTATAATAACGAGATTGTTACTGCGCGCCAGAACAATCTGCTTGTATCCTCCTTTCATCCGGAACTGACAGAAGATTACCGGCTGCATCAGTATTTTGCCGACATGGTAGAAGCTAAAGCTGCAGCCATACAATAG
- the tadA gene encoding tRNA adenosine(34) deaminase TadA, which yields MNIYKSELPAEELVIHEFWMKAAIAEAHKAESLGEVPIGAVVVHQEKIIGRGYNLRETTLDSTAHAEMVAIRQASTVLQSWRLLDCRLYVTLEPCPMCAGAMVQARLPLTIYGTTDPKAGCAGTLMNLLEEPRFNHRTEIIQGVLQEECAELLTSFFRQLRRRPKL from the coding sequence TTGAATATATACAAGAGTGAATTGCCGGCCGAGGAGCTCGTGATTCATGAATTCTGGATGAAAGCGGCGATTGCCGAAGCTCACAAAGCAGAGAGCCTTGGCGAAGTACCCATCGGGGCAGTCGTTGTCCATCAGGAAAAAATTATCGGGCGGGGCTACAATCTGCGGGAAACTACACTGGATTCTACAGCTCATGCCGAGATGGTAGCCATCCGTCAGGCCAGCACCGTACTTCAATCCTGGAGACTGCTTGACTGCCGGCTGTACGTTACGCTTGAACCCTGTCCCATGTGTGCAGGGGCAATGGTTCAGGCCCGGTTGCCGCTGACCATATACGGCACTACAGATCCTAAGGCGGGCTGTGCCGGAACCCTTATGAACCTGCTCGAAGAGCCCCGGTTTAATCACCGGACTGAGATTATTCAAGGTGTACTTCAGGAGGAATGTGCGGAGCTGCTGACTTCCTTTTTCCGCCAACTGCGCCGCAGGCCGAAGCTCTAA